In Sus scrofa isolate TJ Tabasco breed Duroc chromosome 14, Sscrofa11.1, whole genome shotgun sequence, the sequence TAGCATATATATTTctctcccttaattttttttttttttcaaatgggatCACACTACATCAGAGGGTCTCAACCTAGAATGATTTtgcacctccccccaccccaagcccaggGGATATCTGACAATATCTGGAGACTTCCCCCCACCCTGGTCCCccctgccacacctgtggcatgtggaagttcgcaggccaagAATCAAAACTTTGCCACACTGgggacctgagcccctgcagtgacaatgccagatccttaacctgctgcaccccaggAGAACTCtgtatctggagacatttttcatGGTCACATCTGAGCAGAGGGGATGCTACCGTTTGCTAATGAGCAGAGACCAAggatgctgttaaacatcctacaatgcacagcaCAGCCCCCACCACAAAGAATTCTCTGATTCAAAATGTGAATGTGCTGAGGCTAAGAAACCCTACCCCATATAAACACACACTGTCTTGCAGCTTGcttatgtttaatatatatatatatatagtagattATTCACATCAGCATTAGATCGACCTCATTCTTTGCGGCTGCATAATAATTGTTTGCcccatcatttttgtttgtttacttgcttgcttgtttagggccacacctgcggcttatggaggttcccaggctaggggtctaattggagctatagctgctggcctacaccacagccactccagatccgagctgcgtctgcgacctacaccacagctcacagcaatgccagatcctcaacccactgagcgaggccagggatcgaacatgcaacctcatggttcctagtcagatttgtttgcgcTGCACCAAAACGGGAGCTCCTGCTCCATCATTTTTAATCTAGATGTCTACAGTCTGTTGCTATTGCAAGTGTGTACACTGCAAGaaccattcttttccatgtactTGCCTTTGAGCCATACATGAGGTCAAAGTATAAATTGATGGAAGTGATGTGGATGAATCAGAAGGTTCATTAGTATTTCAAATGAGCTGATTTCAAGTCTCTGGGGCACAATCCATTGGGAGAGGGGGTCTGGGGTTCTGGCCGCTAAGCAGGGTTGCGGGTCCCCTAACGTCTAGTAGAAAAGCTCCTCTTTGTTCTCATCTACGGACAAGGGTATCCTGACCGCCCGTCTCTCCACAGGCCCAGGTGTCCCCCACCTGAACGAAGAGCCAGGTCCTGAGTGATGCCCCCGAGCTGAGTGCCCACGGCCCCACCCTTCCCCATGGAGAAAGGATTCACTTTGCCCCAGGACTGCCGACACTTTCTGCACAGCCTGAGAATGAGGAGCAAATATGCCCTTTTCCTGGcttttgtggtggtggtttttgtcttcattgaaaaggaaaataaaatcatatcaagGTGAGGGATGCAAGCACAAGTCCTCCTTATcgagctggggtgggtgggggcagagaagtAGCTGCAGGGCTCTCTGTGGACCTTCAAAGGCAATCCTTCAGCTAGCAATCATCAAGCCCTTCCTGTGCCCAGGCATTTAAGTCatgcccacatcctcatgactGCACAGGGGTGGGACTTGAGCTCTGGACTCAGGTAACCTGGGTTGCAATCCTGATTCTGGCCCTTTCTAGCTGTGACAACTTAgacaaattatttcacttttctgtCTTAAGGTCCTCTTCTGTAAAGTGTGGATAACGATGGGACCTGCCTTGTTgcaaagattaaaagagaaaatgtaaaaaacatgTGGCCCAGTGCCTGACACCTAGCTGGTGTCCTGTACTTGCTGGCCGAGGTTATTATTAATTAACTTCCTGGCCTATGATGACGACGACGACGATGACCCACGTCAACAGCACATCCCCTAGACCAATCTGAAGCCATGGACGAGggtggggcagggtcctggcacAGACagcctggtgggcagggctgccaTGGGCAGCTGCCCAGGTTGTGTATTGCTCAACTCCAGGGGTGTGCACTCACAAGGCTAGGCTGGGAATGCTGCCCCCTAGAGTTGGCAGTGTACCTCTGTGCGCAGCGGCCCTGCTTGTGGGGCCTGCTAGACAGAGATTTCATAGACTTCCTCGTCCAGGCACAACACTTGCAAGAAAGCACCAACCGAGATGGGTAGGTTAGGAATTGGCCTGTGTAGTAGGCACTGTGTCAGCACCCTGCCTGGGTTCCCCAGCAATGGGCTGTTCTAGTTTGTGCCTACTGGGTTCTACTGCAAGCCCCTGCAACTGTCCACCTGAAGACATTCTACTCTCCACCTGCACACTGGCAAGCCAGAAGTCCAGTTCTGGGGAGTAAATGCCTCTGGAAGCAGCCCTTAGCCAAGGCCAGCTGGGAGCTTCACACCCCTTGGCTGAGAAAATCCTGAGGTGTGTTCTCTCTACACTGTCTCCCGGAGTTCCTCTGGCAGAGTGATTTGCCCACAGGGGTAGCCTGCTCATCATTATggacttcctttccttcctgcctcacGTTCCTACCCCTCTACCAGTCCTTCCTGCGATCCTGTCCCAAACAAACTACTTACACTCAAATGCTTGCCTCAGAGTCGGCTTCTGGGTAATCAGCCTGGGCCGCTCCTGATGGTGGCACAGAGGATGGCGTCCGCAGTCAGTCACTGACCCCGGTATCCCTTTGTGCTCACAGGGTCTCGGACAAGCTGAAGCAGATCCCCCAATCGCTGGTAGATGCCAATAGCACGGACCCAGCCCTGGTCTTGGCTGAGAACGCATCCCTCTTGTCCCTGAGTGAGCTGGATTCGGCCTTCAAGCAGCTGCAGAGCCGCATGCGAAACCTCAGTCTACAGCTGGGCATGGAACCAccggaggaggcggaggaggaggaggcagccggGGCAAAGGAGGAAGAGGCTGCAGCTGAGTGGGAACAGGAGCAGGAGGAGCCACGCCCACCCGCCGAGGCCCCGCCCCGGCGCCATGTGCTCCTCATGGCCACCACGCGCACCGGCTCCTCGTTTGTGGGCGAGTTCTTCAATCAGCAGGGCAACATCTTCTACCTCTTCGAGCCTCTGTGGCACATTGAGCGCACGGTGTCCTTCGAGCAGGGGGGTGCCAACGCTGCAGGCTCGGCCCTGGTCTACCGCGACGTGCTCAAACAGCTCTTCCTGTGCGACCTGTACATCCTGGAGCATTTCATCACCCCCCTGCCAGAGGACCACCTGACCCAGTTCGTGTTCCGCCGGGGCTCCAGTCAGTCACTCTGCGAGGACCCGGTCTGCACGCCCCTCGTCAAGAAGGTCTTTGAGAAGTACCCCTGCAAGAACCGCCGCTGCGGCCCCCTCAACATGACGCTGGCCTCTGAGGCCTGCCGCCGCAAGGAGCACATGGCGGTCAAGGCTGTCCGCATCCGgcaactggagttcctgcagcCGCTGGCCGAGGACCCCCGGCTGGACCTGCGCGTCATCCAGCTGGTGCGGGACCCCCGCGCGGTGCTGGCCTCCCGCATGGTGGCCTTCGCCGACAAGTACGAGACCTGGAAGAACTGGCTGGCCAAGGGACAGGACcagctgagggaggaggaggtgcaACGGCTGAGGGGCAACTGTGAGAGCATCCGCCTGTCCGCCGAGCTGGGTCTGAAGCAGCCGGCGTGGCTGCGGGGCCGCTACATGCTGGTACGCTACGAGGACGTGGCCCTCAGGCCGCTGCAGAAGGCCCAGGAGATGTACCGCTTTGCGGGCATCCCTTTGACCCCGCAGGTGGAGGACTGGATCCAGAAGAACACCCAGGCGGCCCACGACGGCATCTACTCCACGCAGAAGAATTCCTCGGAGCAGTTTGAGAAGTGGCGCTTCAGCATGCCCTTTAAGCTGGCGCAGGTGGTGCAGGCTGCCTGCGGCCCCGCCATGCGCCTGTTCGGCTACAAACCCGTGCGAGATGCTGCCTCGCTCTCCAACCGCTCCGTCAGCCTGCTGGAGGAGCGTGGCATCTTCTGGGTCACGTAGGGGGCCCGGGGCGAAGAGCACCCCTCCTGGTGATAGTCCCGTCCTGCCTGCCTCACCCAGGCGAGGGGGGAGACCACAGCGCCCGCAGTGGGCGGGCGGGAAGCGCAGGAAGCGGTGGGGGGGGAGAGTAGGCGGTGCCTCGGCTGTAGAagttcagcccccagcctgcccgCTTCCCAGGCCGCCTGcccgctgcagctgccggcctgggGCTTCTGCTGAGCACAAGACAGTGGCTGGTCCTTTTGAGGGCTGTCAGACCCAGACCGAAGGGATGGTGGTCTCCTGAGCAGACCCAGGCTGGCCTGGGCCTACTGACaattctttctctcctgtctctcccatacacacacacacacacacacacacacacacacacactctctctctctctctcacacacgaAACATACATGAAACAGGCATAGATGCCCCTAGACCCTGTGGGCCCGAGTCCACAAATACATAACAACCAGAAGGAGTTCAGGGCACTAACTAGTGGTCGTCAGACCCCCCTGCTGTGCTCAGTGTCAATCTTTTAGTTTCTGAATTTCTCCTTAATCTGGTGTGCCTGGATGGGACCTTGGGGAGGGGTGAAATCAGCTCTACAGAGAACTacgaaacacacatacacatgtaaagACAAACACCTACACTCAAGCCACACACacggaaaaacaaaaaaacccacaaacacatgcacaaacaTATACACAGATAAGCTTCTCCATTGCTCTATGTTCACAGGGTTTATCTGTATCACCTACCATAGAGGAGCCTTTAGTTACATTTGTAGAGTTATCGTGGGGTGGTAGAACAATACCGTCATGGACCATGACCCTGGTCCCCATCCAAGTTTGAGGTTGAATGTGGATACAGAACTGCCAAGTCCATGCCTCTGCCCACATTAGATTCTCGTGGCTACCTCCTCTGACCCAGTCACGTCCTTGCTGCGAGCAGGCAGCACGTTTCCAAATGGGCAACCCTCATGTGATTGTAGCCCGAAGGCCTGGTCCCAGCTCAGCTAGCTCACTGAGAGAACGTCCATATGTGAAGGCTGCATCAGGCCTGACTGACAGGAGCATCTGTGGTCCCAGGAGGCAAAAGGCTGCTCACAAAGTTCTGTCATTTGCAGCCAGGCCTCTGTGGGGCAGGGCCCAGAAGAAAGTACAGGGTGCTCT encodes:
- the CHST3 gene encoding carbohydrate sulfotransferase 3; the protein is MEKGFTLPQDCRHFLHSLRMRSKYALFLAFVVVVFVFIEKENKIISRVSDKLKQIPQSLVDANSTDPALVLAENASLLSLSELDSAFKQLQSRMRNLSLQLGMEPPEEAEEEEAAGAKEEEAAAEWEQEQEEPRPPAEAPPRRHVLLMATTRTGSSFVGEFFNQQGNIFYLFEPLWHIERTVSFEQGGANAAGSALVYRDVLKQLFLCDLYILEHFITPLPEDHLTQFVFRRGSSQSLCEDPVCTPLVKKVFEKYPCKNRRCGPLNMTLASEACRRKEHMAVKAVRIRQLEFLQPLAEDPRLDLRVIQLVRDPRAVLASRMVAFADKYETWKNWLAKGQDQLREEEVQRLRGNCESIRLSAELGLKQPAWLRGRYMLVRYEDVALRPLQKAQEMYRFAGIPLTPQVEDWIQKNTQAAHDGIYSTQKNSSEQFEKWRFSMPFKLAQVVQAACGPAMRLFGYKPVRDAASLSNRSVSLLEERGIFWVT